From a region of the Nitrospira sp. genome:
- a CDS encoding cadherin domain-containing protein, producing the protein MKSVCGKRPASVPVSPPLPTYGPSWIALEPRIMFDGAAVATAGTVIVDQVAQRQADTATSPDHATTTDHTPNAAPTGESPRTGGDQALFDALAAYDTPMARQEIAFLSPSVRDYQHLLNGISSNVEVVVLDPTRDGVTQIAETFATRTSVDAVHLIAEGTEAELHLGASMITQESLSTTYAQQFRQIGQSLTQRADILVYGCNFGRGKAGQLAISTLASLTGADVAASTDLTGAAGLGGDWTLEVNTGVIESDIAVTAQGQTVYGEVLDITTGLLGHWTFDSNANDSSGNNYNGTLTNGAFVDGTDATDIVGIAKLSLDISNDYVDLSAHKGSFEFLSQGTVAMWIKTTGTSADLFDIGKTTVNSSVASLWITGSGKLSFEVWENNSAILRVNSVASVNDGQWHHVAATVNTSGNKLYIDGVQASVTYSQGNSSTTAFYDDVTGINNMQIGRFSHSAGNGLYYTGLIDDIRVYNRALSSGDMGELYATGNDAPTITNLAGDTLAYSEGDGAVVLEQGGNAAVTDVDSADFNTGTLTVSFMAGSDSTEDVLSVRHQGTGPGQIGVSGATVTYGGTTIGTVAGGSGGANLVITLNSSATPTAVTALAKNITYENTDTAAPTTGARTVRYVLTDGDGGTSANYDITVTVSGVNDAPMVTSNGGGAAASINVAENNTAVTTVAATDVDAGQTLSYSLAGGADQALFTIDTTTGALSFNTAPNFEVPTDSGGNNVCNVTVQVNDGNGGIDTQALAITVTNLNEAPIITSNGGGASASANITENTTAVTTVTATETDFGQTLTYSLSGGADQAFFTIDSNTGVLTFISPPDFETPADSGGNNVYDVTVQVTDGDGGTDTQDLAVTVTNVNAAPVITSNGGGASGNTDVEEHTTIVTTVTATDVDGGQILTYRLNGGADQAFFTIDSSTGVLSFISAPDFEVPTDSGGNNVYDVTVQVDDGNGGIDTQALAVTVTDVNVAPVITSNGGGASASINVAENNTAVTTAAATDVDAGQILTYSLSGGADQALFTIDTTTGVLSFLAAPNFEVPTDSGADNVYDVAVQVDDGEGGIDMQTLAVMVTNVNEAPVITGNGGGASASINVAENNTAVTSVIATDVDDGQTLTYSLSGGADTAEFTIDSDTGALSFVTAPNFEGPTDSGGNNVYDVTVLVSDGNGGTDTQALAVMVTNVNEAPVITGNGGGASASINVAENNTAVTSVTTTDVDAGQTLTYSLGGGADQTLFAIDSNSGVLTFLTEPDYEISADTGGNNVYDVTVQVSDGNGGIDTQTLAVTVTNVNELPVVTSNGGGTSASINVAENGTDVTSVTATDVDDGQTLTYSINGGADQGLFTIDVNTGVLSFNTAPNFEVPTDSGGNNVYNVTVQVSDGNGGTDTQSLAVTVTDVNEAPVITSNGGGASGITNMAENSTAVTMVTATDVDAGQTLTYSLSGGADAAEFTIDSSTGALSFLTAPNFEAPTDSGGDNTYDVTVQVDDSNGGTDTQTLAIVVTNANDAPVVAANTGFMVAQGGTASITLGELQVTDVDNTPVQLTYTVTVGPVNGQLQLSTALGIPITGFTQAQINAGEVVYVHNGSLTTGDAFTFTVSDGAGGNIAATTFGITVTGVNNTPTLAVNGGSTVVQGLPDVITAGELQVIDLNNTPAQLIYTVTTVPSNGQLELTTNPGVVITTFTQADIDAGHVVFVHSGAVAASDSFTFTVSDGSGGTIGTTRFAFTVAPFIPPPGDGGGSSGAAGGSGGTGGTGLGSGSRSGSDTGSTPGRSNGIIPPQLELTSVPMGTAGLSKEVSVVGATHDLPPRTVMATRLVARIEPPGIAAQELPKLSMEQPSPPIKKVLVVGHKLVEQLTRLADDLERGVQERESQTHLMGRVASFSGVALSAGFVAWILRGGSLIASFLVSMPAWRRFDPLPVLWLGESDRRKRDRTAREADEHEKRQFRGLDRVLKSSNHGPNRQNRRP; encoded by the coding sequence GTGAAATCAGTCTGCGGGAAGCGGCCAGCGTCCGTACCAGTGAGTCCGCCTCTCCCCACGTATGGCCCTTCCTGGATTGCGCTCGAACCACGGATTATGTTCGACGGAGCCGCAGTGGCTACAGCCGGCACGGTGATTGTCGATCAGGTCGCGCAGCGGCAGGCGGATACGGCTACCTCGCCCGATCACGCGACAACGACTGACCACACCCCCAATGCGGCGCCGACAGGCGAGTCGCCACGCACGGGTGGTGACCAAGCGTTATTCGACGCCTTGGCGGCTTACGACACGCCGATGGCTCGGCAGGAAATTGCGTTCCTTTCCCCCAGTGTTCGTGACTACCAACATCTTCTCAACGGCATCAGTTCCAACGTCGAAGTGGTCGTGCTTGACCCCACGCGTGATGGGGTGACGCAAATCGCTGAGACATTCGCCACGCGCACAAGCGTCGATGCGGTTCATTTGATTGCAGAAGGGACGGAAGCGGAACTCCATCTTGGCGCCAGCATGATCACCCAGGAGTCGCTCAGCACGACCTACGCGCAGCAGTTCCGTCAGATCGGTCAAAGTCTCACTCAGCGTGCCGATATCCTGGTCTACGGCTGTAACTTCGGGCGAGGGAAGGCAGGCCAGCTCGCGATTTCGACCCTGGCATCCCTCACGGGTGCCGATGTCGCGGCCAGTACAGATCTGACCGGGGCGGCGGGCCTAGGCGGGGACTGGACGTTGGAAGTCAATACCGGTGTTATCGAGAGCGACATCGCCGTCACTGCACAAGGACAGACGGTCTATGGTGAGGTCCTCGATATCACGACCGGACTATTGGGGCATTGGACCTTCGACTCGAACGCAAATGATTCAAGCGGCAACAACTACAACGGCACGTTGACGAACGGCGCATTCGTCGATGGCACGGATGCCACAGACATCGTCGGTATCGCCAAGCTTTCCCTAGACATCTCGAACGACTATGTCGATCTATCGGCTCACAAGGGAAGTTTCGAATTTCTCAGTCAGGGCACCGTGGCGATGTGGATCAAAACCACCGGCACGAGCGCTGACCTTTTCGATATCGGCAAGACGACCGTTAACTCTAGCGTTGCCAGCCTGTGGATCACCGGGTCCGGCAAGCTCAGCTTTGAAGTGTGGGAAAACAACTCCGCCATCCTGCGAGTCAATTCGGTAGCCTCGGTCAACGACGGACAATGGCACCATGTCGCAGCGACGGTGAACACGAGCGGCAACAAACTCTACATCGACGGTGTCCAAGCCTCCGTGACTTATAGTCAGGGAAACTCATCAACCACGGCGTTTTACGACGATGTGACCGGGATCAATAACATGCAGATCGGCCGCTTCTCCCATTCGGCAGGTAATGGGCTCTACTACACCGGCTTGATCGACGATATCCGTGTCTACAATCGTGCCCTTTCCAGCGGAGATATGGGGGAGCTGTATGCCACCGGCAACGATGCGCCGACGATCACCAACCTGGCGGGAGACACTCTGGCATACAGCGAGGGCGATGGGGCGGTGGTGCTCGAACAGGGAGGCAACGCGGCGGTGACCGATGTGGATTCCGCCGACTTCAACACCGGGACCCTCACTGTGTCCTTCATGGCCGGCAGCGACAGCACCGAAGACGTGCTCAGCGTCCGCCATCAAGGCACGGGACCTGGGCAGATCGGGGTCAGCGGAGCGACCGTGACGTACGGCGGGACGACTATCGGAACGGTGGCTGGGGGCAGTGGCGGTGCGAACCTGGTCATTACGCTCAACAGCAGTGCGACGCCCACGGCCGTCACCGCTCTTGCGAAGAATATCACCTATGAGAACACGGATACCGCGGCGCCGACGACGGGGGCGCGCACGGTGCGCTATGTACTCACCGATGGGGACGGTGGCACTAGTGCCAACTACGATATCACCGTCACGGTCAGTGGGGTGAACGATGCCCCCATGGTCACGAGCAATGGCGGCGGGGCAGCCGCCTCGATCAACGTCGCCGAGAACAATACGGCCGTCACGACCGTCGCTGCCACCGATGTCGATGCGGGGCAGACGTTGAGCTACAGTCTGGCGGGTGGTGCGGATCAAGCGTTGTTCACCATCGATACCACCACCGGCGCCCTGAGTTTCAACACCGCACCCAACTTCGAGGTGCCGACGGATAGTGGTGGAAACAATGTGTGCAACGTCACCGTGCAGGTGAACGACGGCAATGGCGGCATCGATACTCAGGCCCTCGCCATCACCGTCACCAATCTGAATGAAGCCCCCATCATCACCAGCAACGGCGGGGGAGCTTCGGCCAGTGCGAACATCACGGAAAACACCACTGCTGTGACCACCGTGACCGCAACCGAGACCGACTTTGGGCAGACCTTGACCTACAGCCTCAGCGGCGGGGCCGACCAGGCCTTCTTCACGATCGACAGCAACACCGGAGTGTTGACCTTCATCTCTCCCCCAGACTTTGAAACGCCGGCGGACAGCGGCGGGAACAACGTCTATGACGTCACCGTGCAGGTGACAGACGGGGACGGCGGCACCGATACCCAAGATCTTGCCGTGACTGTCACCAACGTGAACGCGGCACCCGTAATTACCAGTAATGGTGGGGGCGCGTCCGGCAACACAGATGTCGAAGAACATACCACCATCGTGACCACCGTGACGGCCACCGATGTCGATGGCGGGCAGATTCTCACCTACCGTCTCAACGGCGGAGCCGATCAGGCCTTCTTCACGATCGACAGTAGCACCGGAGTCTTGAGCTTCATTTCCGCTCCCGATTTTGAAGTGCCGACCGACAGCGGTGGGAACAACGTCTACGACGTCACGGTGCAGGTGGACGACGGTAATGGGGGCATCGATACCCAAGCCCTCGCCGTCACCGTCACTGATGTCAACGTCGCCCCCGTCATCACGAGTAACGGCGGCGGGGCTTCGGCCTCGATCAACGTGGCCGAGAACAATACGGCCGTCACGACCGCCGCCGCCACCGATGTCGATGCGGGGCAGATTCTCACCTACAGTCTCAGCGGGGGTGCGGATCAAGCGTTGTTCACCATCGATACCACCACCGGCGTCCTGAGCTTTCTCGCCGCCCCGAACTTTGAAGTGCCGACCGACAGCGGGGCGGATAACGTCTACGATGTTGCGGTGCAGGTGGACGACGGCGAAGGGGGCATCGATATGCAAACCCTCGCCGTCATGGTAACGAACGTCAACGAGGCCCCCGTCATTACCGGTAACGGCGGCGGGGCTTCGGCCTCGATCAACGTCGCTGAGAACAATACGGCCGTCACTAGCGTGATTGCCACGGATGTCGATGATGGCCAGACGTTGACCTATAGCCTCAGCGGCGGGGCCGATACGGCCGAGTTCACCATCGATAGCGACACTGGGGCGCTAAGCTTTGTCACGGCCCCCAACTTCGAGGGGCCGACCGACAGCGGCGGCAACAACGTGTACGACGTGACGGTGCTGGTGAGCGATGGCAACGGAGGCACGGATACCCAGGCCCTCGCCGTCATGGTAACGAACGTCAACGAGGCCCCCGTCATTACCGGTAACGGCGGCGGGGCCTCGGCCTCGATCAACGTCGCTGAGAACAATACGGCCGTCACCAGCGTGACCACCACAGATGTCGATGCGGGGCAGACTCTCACCTACAGTCTCGGCGGGGGTGCCGATCAGACTCTCTTTGCGATTGATAGCAACAGCGGGGTGCTCACCTTCCTCACTGAGCCGGACTATGAAATCTCGGCCGATACTGGCGGCAACAACGTCTATGACGTGACGGTTCAAGTGAGCGACGGCAACGGCGGAATCGACACGCAAACCCTGGCTGTGACAGTGACGAATGTGAACGAACTCCCGGTGGTCACGAGTAACGGCGGCGGGACCTCGGCCTCGATCAACGTGGCCGAGAACGGTACGGACGTCACCAGCGTGACCGCCACGGATGTCGATGATGGGCAGACGCTCACCTACAGCATTAACGGCGGCGCTGATCAGGGTCTCTTTACGATTGATGTCAATACCGGCGTGCTGAGTTTCAACACCGCCCCCAACTTCGAGGTGCCGACGGATAGTGGTGGAAACAACGTCTACAACGTCACTGTGCAGGTGAGCGACGGCAACGGCGGCACGGATACCCAGAGCCTCGCCGTCACGGTCACCGACGTGAACGAAGCGCCCGTGATCACGAGTAACGGCGGCGGGGCCTCCGGTATCACCAACATGGCAGAGAATAGTACAGCCGTGACCATGGTGACGGCCACCGATGTCGATGCCGGGCAGACGTTGACCTATAGTCTTAGCGGCGGGGCCGATGCGGCCGAGTTCACTATCGACAGTAGCACCGGCGCGTTGAGTTTTCTCACCGCGCCCAACTTCGAGGCGCCGACGGACAGTGGGGGAGATAATACGTACGATGTGACGGTCCAGGTAGATGATAGCAACGGGGGCACGGATACCCAGACCCTGGCCATTGTCGTCACAAACGCCAATGATGCGCCGGTGGTGGCAGCCAACACTGGCTTCATGGTGGCTCAAGGCGGGACAGCTTCAATCACTCTAGGTGAGCTACAGGTGACCGATGTTGATAATACCCCTGTGCAGCTGACCTATACAGTGACCGTCGGACCAGTGAACGGTCAACTTCAGCTCTCCACCGCTCTCGGTATACCCATCACCGGTTTCACTCAAGCACAGATCAATGCCGGTGAGGTTGTCTATGTTCATAACGGCTCACTGACTACCGGCGACGCCTTTACGTTTACAGTCAGTGATGGAGCTGGGGGGAATATAGCGGCCACTACGTTTGGAATTACGGTGACCGGTGTGAATAACACTCCGACGCTGGCTGTGAATGGTGGCTCTACGGTCGTTCAAGGATTGCCCGATGTGATTACAGCGGGTGAGCTGCAAGTGATCGACCTCAACAATACTCCGGCCCAGTTGATTTATACCGTCACAACTGTTCCCAGTAATGGTCAACTCGAACTGACGACCAACCCCGGCGTGGTGATCACGACCTTCACGCAAGCCGATATTGATGCTGGCCACGTGGTGTTTGTCCATAGTGGCGCCGTCGCCGCGAGCGACAGCTTTACGTTCACAGTCAGCGATGGATCCGGAGGGACGATTGGAACGACGAGGTTTGCGTTTACAGTGGCACCGTTTATCCCACCGCCGGGTGATGGTGGGGGTAGCAGTGGCGCTGCAGGAGGCTCCGGAGGCACTGGAGGTACCGGTTTAGGGTCTGGCTCACGCTCAGGATCCGACACAGGGTCCACTCCTGGTCGTAGCAATGGAATCATTCCCCCTCAGCTGGAGCTGACTTCAGTGCCAATGGGGACGGCTGGACTGAGCAAAGAGGTCTCCGTCGTGGGTGCGACCCACGACTTGCCGCCGAGGACAGTGATGGCGACTCGATTGGTGGCCAGGATCGAACCTCCGGGTATTGCGGCCCAGGAACTGCCGAAGTTGTCGATGGAACAGCCGTCGCCGCCGATAAAGAAAGTCTTGGTCGTCGGGCACAAGCTTGTCGAGCAGTTGACCAGGTTAGCCGATGATCTGGAACGCGGAGTGCAAGAACGAGAGTCGCAGACTCACCTCATGGGGCGGGTGGCGTCATTCTCAGGGGTGGCCTTATCTGCGGGATTCGTCGCCTGGATTCTCCGTGGTGGGTCGTTGATCGCGAGTTTCCTGGTTTCGATGCCGGCCTGGAGGCGTTTTGACCCTCTGCCTGTGTTGTGGCTGGGAGAAAGCGATCGCCGAAAACGCGATCGCACGGCGCGCGAGGCAGATGAACATGAGAAGCGGCAATTCCGCGGCCTGGATCGCGTGTTGAAATCTTCGAATCACGGACCAAATAGACAGAATCGACGTCCATGA
- a CDS encoding succinate dehydrogenase cytochrome b subunit encodes MTRLVSHFRSSVGSKVVMALTGLGLIVYVIFHMLGNLQVFEGPHALNSYAAFLHEMPILLWTARIGLLSIAVVHIVLAIQLTLRNRRARPTAYAIRDYRQASLASRTMAVSGVVLLLFIVFHLLHLTAGVVDPSFSDRVDAEGYRDVYARLIHAFRNPLIVGLYVAGQLGLGLHVSHAVSSSLQSLGLEHAAFNRLFKSAGPAVALLVVLGNVAIILAVFLGIVRA; translated from the coding sequence ATGACACGCCTGGTTAGTCATTTTCGGTCTTCCGTCGGCAGCAAAGTCGTGATGGCCCTGACCGGACTGGGGCTCATCGTCTATGTCATCTTCCACATGTTGGGGAATCTGCAGGTATTCGAAGGACCCCATGCGCTCAATAGTTACGCGGCGTTTCTGCACGAGATGCCGATCCTCTTGTGGACAGCCCGAATAGGGTTGCTGAGTATCGCGGTTGTCCACATCGTGCTGGCCATCCAGCTGACCTTGCGAAACCGCCGCGCCCGCCCGACCGCATACGCGATCCGTGATTATCGCCAAGCTTCATTGGCTTCAAGGACGATGGCGGTCTCCGGGGTTGTCCTGTTGCTCTTCATCGTGTTCCATCTGCTGCATTTGACGGCGGGCGTCGTCGATCCATCATTTTCCGATCGTGTCGATGCGGAGGGCTATCGCGATGTCTATGCCAGGTTGATCCATGCCTTTCGAAATCCACTCATCGTAGGACTCTACGTAGCAGGTCAGTTGGGGCTGGGCTTGCATGTGAGCCATGCCGTCTCCAGCAGCTTACAGTCCCTCGGATTGGAACATGCGGCGTTCAATCGTCTGTTCAAGTCCGCTGGTCCTGCGGTCGCGCTGTTGGTGGTGCTTGGCAATGTCGCCATCATTCTGGCTGTCTTCCTGGGGATTGTGCGCGCATGA
- a CDS encoding PAS domain-containing protein: MKIKPLVWISFGLVSLTISLMLAGYSLVDLVPSHDRQVFEYRRDLVESLAVQYSALAERDQVETIHFAMKTLATRNQNILSLALLQKTGVVVAQVGDHEQVWVQPPGDQSTLQFLQVPIFSADQPWGVLQIAFRESETSGIRRFLTDPWVQFLAFVSVMGFIGYLLFMKRTLRQLDPSGIVPTRVKAALDALTQGVVMIDTQDLIVLANDSFGRAVNRSVTSLIGHDLGALEWTSTVSSDSLAVHPWTRAIMDRESVDRTTLLLSLPEGKPRKFLVNTVPIMDDESMVRGALVSFHDVTELDRANTQLKEANSELESSRREILSKNQELEAMNSNLHVEMNERRKAEAEKEKLYRQLMQASRQAGMADVASNVLHNVGNVLNSINVSTDTLLKTLKRPMAGDVCRIASLFHEHQNNLQEFLTADSMGKQIPTYLDLVAESLSESHQTLQSELDSLVNKFDHIKHVIMSQQEIARAGNIREPASAENLMEQALLLAIPEPEKYHIHVAREYSPVSTILTDRHQVLQVLVNLITNAKNSMVEHSGLPRHLTLRIGVYSDRKPFVRFTVTDTGGGIKAEHIPKLFAQGFTTRTAGHGLGLHSAAIVAKNLGGTLQAESAGEGCGATFTLDLPLVLAEAAA, encoded by the coding sequence ATGAAAATCAAACCTTTGGTCTGGATCAGTTTTGGTCTGGTCAGTTTGACGATCAGCCTTATGCTGGCCGGCTATTCGCTTGTTGATTTGGTGCCTAGCCACGATCGTCAAGTATTCGAGTATCGGCGAGATTTGGTCGAGTCGCTCGCAGTTCAATACTCGGCCTTGGCTGAACGCGATCAGGTCGAAACGATTCATTTTGCGATGAAGACGCTCGCCACGCGGAATCAAAACATTCTGTCGTTGGCTCTCCTTCAAAAGACCGGCGTGGTTGTTGCGCAGGTCGGCGATCATGAGCAGGTCTGGGTTCAACCACCCGGTGACCAGTCGACGCTCCAATTTCTCCAAGTCCCGATCTTTTCCGCGGACCAGCCATGGGGAGTGCTCCAGATTGCGTTTCGCGAGTCTGAGACCTCCGGAATCAGACGCTTTCTGACCGATCCATGGGTACAGTTCCTGGCGTTCGTGAGTGTCATGGGATTCATTGGGTACCTCTTGTTCATGAAACGCACACTCCGGCAACTGGATCCCTCCGGCATCGTTCCGACACGCGTGAAAGCCGCGCTCGATGCGCTGACACAAGGCGTGGTCATGATCGACACTCAGGACCTCATCGTCTTGGCGAATGACTCATTCGGTCGCGCCGTCAATAGATCTGTGACGTCGTTGATCGGACACGATCTCGGGGCTCTCGAATGGACATCAACCGTTTCATCGGATTCGCTGGCCGTTCATCCGTGGACTCGAGCCATTATGGATAGAGAGTCCGTGGATAGGACTACTCTGCTCCTAAGCCTTCCTGAGGGCAAGCCGCGAAAATTTCTGGTTAACACCGTACCGATTATGGACGACGAATCGATGGTCAGAGGCGCGTTGGTCTCCTTCCATGATGTGACCGAGCTTGATCGGGCTAATACCCAACTCAAGGAAGCCAACAGCGAATTGGAATCGTCACGCCGTGAGATCCTCAGCAAGAACCAGGAACTCGAAGCGATGAACAGCAATCTTCACGTGGAAATGAATGAACGAAGAAAGGCGGAAGCAGAAAAAGAGAAACTATACAGGCAACTTATGCAGGCCTCGCGGCAAGCTGGGATGGCCGATGTGGCGTCAAATGTCTTGCATAATGTTGGGAACGTGCTCAACAGCATCAACGTATCGACGGATACCTTGCTGAAAACTCTCAAGAGGCCGATGGCGGGTGATGTCTGCCGGATTGCGTCACTGTTCCATGAGCATCAGAACAACTTACAAGAATTCTTGACGGCTGATTCAATGGGGAAGCAGATCCCTACCTATCTCGATTTGGTGGCCGAATCGCTGAGTGAAAGCCATCAGACACTCCAAAGCGAGCTCGACTCCCTCGTGAACAAGTTCGACCACATCAAACACGTGATTATGTCGCAGCAGGAGATCGCCCGTGCGGGGAATATCCGCGAGCCCGCGTCAGCTGAAAACTTGATGGAACAGGCCTTGTTGCTGGCGATCCCCGAGCCGGAAAAGTATCACATCCACGTCGCGCGGGAATACAGCCCGGTCTCCACGATCTTGACGGATCGCCATCAGGTCCTGCAGGTGTTGGTGAATTTGATCACCAATGCCAAGAACTCGATGGTTGAACACTCGGGGCTCCCCCGGCATTTGACGCTACGAATTGGAGTGTATTCCGATCGCAAACCGTTCGTTCGCTTCACGGTTACTGACACTGGTGGTGGAATCAAAGCGGAGCATATCCCGAAACTCTTCGCCCAAGGGTTTACGACGCGAACGGCCGGCCATGGACTGGGGCTACATAGCGCCGCCATTGTGGCCAAGAATCTTGGCGGAACGCTGCAAGCGGAAAGCGCGGGTGAAGGGTGTGGGGCTACTTTCACGCTTGATCTTCCGTTAGTCCTCGCAGAGGCCGCCGCATGA
- a CDS encoding diguanylate cyclase, translated as MSTDLLNRRILVVDDNSSIHHDFRKILQPETGQKALEQARAALFGQPISVQSAEVFEIDCADQGQTALSLLEAASNDGRPYAVAFVDMRMPPGWDGLETIERLWEADARLQIVICTAYSDQPWDEISEKIGRTDKLLILQKPFIGIEVMQLAAALCRKWDLGSRAAWRLNELSHLVDERTAELQRANHQLIQINGTLRRTVADLEAAQAEILRQNGELERLASRDPLTGCLNRRAFYALFETVFADSRKHGTELCCLMVDIDHFKRVNDQLGHAVGDQAIQAVAYSLSAGLRLTDIVGRYGGEEFCLMFPRTTLAEASDLAERLRIRIETEAGGRVRMAAGMVLTVSIGVSTTSLGARTPLELIDQADKALYAAKQGTRNCVMALDLLVPWLKPSEQLELQVRRITPHSSSPNAR; from the coding sequence GTGTCGACGGATCTTCTCAATCGCCGAATTTTAGTCGTAGACGATAATTCGTCGATTCATCATGACTTTAGAAAAATTCTTCAACCCGAGACGGGACAGAAAGCGCTGGAGCAGGCTCGTGCGGCACTTTTTGGGCAGCCTATTTCTGTCCAGTCTGCCGAAGTGTTCGAGATCGATTGCGCAGACCAAGGACAGACGGCACTTTCCTTATTAGAGGCGGCGAGCAATGATGGGCGTCCGTATGCCGTGGCGTTTGTGGATATGCGGATGCCTCCCGGGTGGGATGGGTTGGAAACCATCGAGCGTCTTTGGGAAGCTGATGCGCGGCTGCAGATAGTCATTTGCACGGCATATTCAGATCAACCTTGGGACGAAATCAGCGAGAAAATAGGCAGAACTGACAAGTTATTGATCCTTCAGAAGCCGTTTATCGGCATTGAAGTCATGCAACTCGCCGCTGCGCTCTGCCGGAAGTGGGATTTGGGGAGTAGAGCTGCATGGCGACTGAATGAATTGAGCCATCTCGTCGATGAACGCACGGCTGAGCTCCAACGTGCCAACCACCAGCTCATACAGATCAATGGCACGCTGAGGAGAACCGTGGCGGATCTTGAAGCGGCGCAGGCGGAGATTCTACGACAAAACGGTGAGCTGGAACGCCTCGCATCCCGAGATCCACTCACCGGCTGTCTGAACCGCCGCGCGTTCTACGCGCTGTTCGAAACGGTGTTTGCAGACAGTAGAAAACACGGGACCGAACTCTGTTGTTTGATGGTCGATATCGATCATTTCAAGCGGGTGAATGATCAACTCGGACACGCAGTCGGGGATCAAGCCATCCAAGCGGTCGCGTACAGTCTATCCGCGGGATTGCGATTGACGGATATCGTAGGGCGCTATGGAGGCGAAGAATTTTGCCTGATGTTTCCACGTACGACGCTCGCCGAAGCTTCGGACCTGGCGGAGCGACTGCGAATTCGAATTGAAACAGAGGCCGGCGGCCGAGTCCGCATGGCGGCCGGCATGGTTCTTACGGTGAGTATCGGAGTCTCGACGACATCCCTTGGAGCGCGAACTCCGTTGGAGCTGATCGATCAAGCAGACAAGGCTCTCTATGCCGCCAAGCAAGGTACGCGGAATTGTGTGATGGCGCTCGATCTGTTGGTTCCATGGTTGAAACCTTCCGAGCAACTCGAACTTCAAGTCAGGCGGATCACTCCACACTCAAGTTCACCGAATGCCCGATAG